GGAGAATATTAGTTGATGTCATTTACATGTCGCCTGGCCGCTAGCGGACAGCCCTTCACTTCACTCCACTTAGTAGACTAATGTTAGTCGATTAGTACCGATGTACTCGAAGAaaagaagagggaaaaaaacgaagcataaATACTAGCCTAAAACCAGAACAAGTGTCTAATTCGGATTAAAAACTGAGAGCGCTATAGGGACAGTGCGAGACAGTGAAGTCGTAATCCTAAAGAAATCctctcactctcactctcATCACCTGTacacttgtgtgtgtgtatgtgtgggtgtatcgtgtatgtgtgtgtgtgtgtgtaaggtCAAAGAAATTCCTGGTGTTTTGTGGCCTCTTGCTAGTAGTGTGTCGAGAAACCTTACAACTGCACCACGGCACACAGTCCGTGCGACATAACAACGAAACGAAGAACACGAACGAACGATCATCCCGTCAGCGTAGAAGAGAAACCCGTCGAGAAGGTCGGTTTGCTTCGATTGGGGACATGTTTGCGACGCTCGCGATATAGCCCAGTGTTCTTTGGCAAAACTGATCGAAGTCCCGGTTCTGATGTGGGCCAACTGAAATATGATACTGTACGCATATGAGCGGAAGTGTGGTCACATTCTTGATCGTGTTGTGTTGTGAGTGCACTGCAGAGGGCGAGTAGTGAATTCCGGTGACTTATGGACATCTTACCctgaacaaaaaccaaaaaaaaatgtgggtTTTTGACAGATGCGAATGCTATTGTTGAGGCAGGTGATGACCATGGTCTTCGATAGTGCATTCAAATCGAAAAGATGGAAATCGAAGCAAACCATGTGCGGgtgggaaaacaattttccagtGACCATGAGGCTACATAAACACATCTGGCGCTACCAAACGAATAGTTCAAATCCGACGACACTCGTCCAGCTTGGATGTTGAGGagacaagtaaaaaaaaacaagtgaaacgGCAATggggaaaatgtttctcaacaattttcctcacctgtatatgtgtgtgaatcgtgcgttcgtgtgtgtgtgtgtgtgtgtttgatacTAGAAAATTGGGTGAAAATTGGGAGCCAATGTCTCTGTGCTGTATGCGGTACGAATTTTTCCCTAGCGCGTGAGAGAACAATTTTCCCAACTTTTCCGCCACATACGTGGTAATTGTGCAGTGTGCGAGGGAGCCAAAACCGAAATTGTGTCCGAACATTTGATTCCGAATTGATTGTTGTatgtgtatgattttttttaaatatcgtaccatttaattgtaaaatgttccttcaGTACGAAACGAGTGTATAAAGGTTTCGTCGCGTTTCGATTGCAAAGAGCACCagcgagagagggagagagagagagagaatagaAAAACGGATGAGAAatgagaaaaggaaaatcacaCTGCAACCGAAATGGGGAGAGCACCCAATCTCAATGCAATTCATCAGAACATTATCCTTTTCGGAAcggaatttatttcattcgatTTGTCATGTCCCTCACTCTCCCTCTTCTGACTGCCTTCTTTTCCCTCAAAAAACCCCTTGTGCTACTCTTTCTTCGTCATCGTACCACATTGCCACATTATCCTTGAAATTGGTTTTCCCCCCATTTGGGTTTCCGACAGCCAAATCAAAACATCGTTTCGCCGTTTGGTCACCATCTGGGGAGGACGCTCGTTATAGGGTACCGATTtgtgataatttatttattttctgtcattttttttgcccccGGTCCATTCTGGCAGCCGTCGGTCGCTGCTAACGGCTGATTATTTTTAGGAATGACAAACTACTGCTACAATAATTACCACGACGAgcgcagcaaacaacaacaactactactactactgctactaccaGTACGGTCCACTACCGCtcaaacagcaacagcaataaTACCCGTTCACTAATCTTATTCGTGCGTGTGCCGGAAACAatagtgtgtgcgtgcgtgcgcgtgtgtgtgtacgtgtaaaCCACGGCGCAAAGTGCAGTCGCTAGCGCATAgatgtatttatttgttatagattaaatatttgaatttgaatagtTGGTAGATATGAATAGTATTGTTATACTGAGTTTATGGATACTCCTGCACATTAGCAATACATCTTGTCAAGGTAAGTACTCACTCGGGGAAGGTTTATCTCACTATAAAAGCTCTTGTCCGTTTCTTGTCTTGATAGTCTttctttgatgttttttttctagtctAAACTAAAACAGTCTTGAAAAGATTACATTAAAGTCTTGATTTACCGGATAGagttttccaattttggaGGATGacgtttaatattttatagttTTGCATCCTTGTGTTATTATGTTACCTCTTTGACGATTAATGGATTGCAACCTCAAAAACCTTGGAAGTATTTGAGTCAATTCAGTTGAATATTCAATATTTGGTCTCTTTGTAAATACGAAAGtcatcaatacggccaggccgttctatctgaacaaaaaaaaaccaaattgttGATAATTTTGTTTAGAGAGTCTTTAGGTATTCGACTTCCCTTGTCTCTAGAAACGAAGTAACTACTGGAACAGGTCAGTAGGTCTTGGAACTTACTGTACTGACCTCAAGTTTTGACCAAGAATGTTATAGTTCACCATTTACAAGGAATTCTTCTTTTATCATTGATCTCAATATTTGATGGAGATCTGTTGTTACGATTTCAGCAGCTCATAATAGAATACAACAAGTTGATCCCACCAGATACACAGTAATACCCAGGAGCTATGTATTTTTAAGTAAAGTCTCATGACTTTTTGGTCTAAAATGGACAGATGGACTTTAACATCTTAGGTTGTACTTCACTGTATAAAAACCTTCCTTACACCTCTTTAGATTAGCTTTATAGGCTGCGTTGTAGATTAATCGTAACaatgaagaatttttgttAGATATTCAAATCCGGATTGATGCGTGGCTAGAATGACACCGATAACTAATGGGTTTTTCCAGTGGCATCTATTCTACTAGATATAAAATGCCAACATTAGCGTTTTTGCTTTGATATAAACATTCATAAAAGAAGCTCTCGACTGTAAGCTATTTTCTATTGACGCAGAGAGTTTCggttgaaaaaattaaaaacaattcgaAGGGAAGTTACGTTTGCATAATATTATTACAACACTAGAACTTGCttacaatgaaacaaaaaaatgcatttagaATAGAAGAGGAAACTTCCCAAAATAGTGACAGGTGAAAGTTTGTATGATAATTCTTCATCAACAAAAGCACTCAGTTGGGCAATGAACAGTTATGATCATCACATTATTCACCCTCGGGTTTTAATGGTCGGTGCTATGTTACTACAACCTGTTTACACCGTAAAGGGGAACCTCCCTCGGGAACAGTTAAGCGAGTAAAGTCCTGTGACGGATTCATGACTCAAACCGGGTAGGAACGTTTCCTTGTCCTTCTGCCTAGGGGTGGAGTACCATTTTCGGTCCGGTAGTTAATTATTTGAACTGTGGCAGTAAAAGGTGTCGtggcaaaataaaacgaaataacCCACAGACGACGAGCGTCAGCATGAGACACTAATGTCAGGGGTCCAATCGGCGCGTAtgtttgtgggtgtgtgtgtgttgcaatGGTGCAATCGAGACTGTGTGTTGGCTTCTATTGCCACTCGACTTACTGGGATGAGTTGGTGTTCCTGTGTTACCATGGGTAAGAGCAGCAAACAACGCAACCCCCTCCGAGCCTCGGTGATCAGTGGAGCATAAACGCGCTCTTCCCTCACTGCTCGGGCTGTTCGGTTGCCGCTTGTTGCTAATGCTAAAGAAACTGTGGGAACTTGGGCGACGCTTTTGCGTGACCCAACGCGAGCACGTCTTAACGAGAAGGTGGCCGTTTTCTACACAGCTAACaaacagaccaaaaaaaaatacaagtcAAGAAAAACAACCCTAGTGGGTGGGACCGTGGTTGGAAAAGCTCCCACCATTGCATTGTCTTTTTGGCTAGCTTAAATCTAGCGTTGGTTGGATCAGTGCTGCGTGGATATCCGGAACAGTGGATAACTTCAACAGCACCCGCTCTCGTTGGTGGAAGATATAAGCAAACTAATGAGTAGTGCAAGCAGAATTAAGATcacttgcaaaagaaaaaaaataacatccaaacaaacgttttatGAAATGGAAACACATTGATTTCCGGTACGAAGGTATTTCCAGGAAGGTATTGAGCACATGAGAATTCGCTCGAGGACAATAGCCACACGCATATTCAGATGCAGATATGTTTTAGCTAATAAATAGTGTCCCACTCTCAATCTACCTGCAAAAAGATGGGTTGAGAATTAGAAATGGGAACATACATATAGTAATATGCCTCCATTCCACACATGAATTACCATTCCATTGGGGGGCGAAAAACACACTTTCCATCGAAATTGCTCAGGAAGCTTTCCCTTttgttcttctgttttttttttgttttgcattaccCTCCCGGGGAATGGGCCTGATGATGCGTGGTCGTGAGTTTGTGTAGCTTCCGCTTTGAAGTTTTCCGAGCTGCTTCCGGAGCTCCAGCGGAAGCGAAGTCGAAAAAGGGCTTTAATCATCTGGAGGCGTTAGGGCTTATCCGGGAGTTTGGCTTCACTATTTAGCAGTCAAAATTTGGTACGAAACGTGCAAGTTGTGCACGAGGATGTgagagtgtttttgtttgcgcttAGTGGCTGGAGCACCACTTGCCCCACTGTCTAGGAGCAGGTACGTGATTCGAAAACTCCAGTTCCCCGGGACATGTCAGCTGACGCTTTGCTGGAGGTGATGTGAGAAAAACGAAGTGTGCTCTTGACAGGTTTTCCTTCCCCCAAATTTTGCTGCTAGGGAGCCTGCTAATGCCATTAGATTTCCTGTGCTTCTTGCACACCTTGCACGGAAGCTTGTGGGGGTAGTTGTAAAGAATGAGCCTTAATCACGTTCTCCGGCTTCGCATGTCTTTGCATCCCCCAACCTGTGCCTTTTTGTATGGAAGCGACAACTGAACGGTACCACCTTTAACACTGTTGACGAAAGCGAAACCAACGCCACCGATACCTGCCACACAAAACGCCAACAATATGTTGACAGGTCCCGGAGACTAACAGGGCTCGTATTACGCGAGAACCGAATGTCGAGCTATGGCATAATTTTTGATATCCTCACGAATACCGCTTGAAGAGTTTTGCTCTGAAGGGGGAGGTTTTGGgggtatttgtgtgtgtgtgtgtgggttacCGGTTCCACTTGACGTGATATTATTAATGCAAGGGCGTTAAGGCTGCACCTGAGACGATCAGTCCAGTGGAAGTCTCGGTTATTGCCCCAACGGCATCGGCCGCTGAAGTATTCGCTGAAGTACTTAGCAAAGAATCGCCCGAAAAGATGTATCTTACACCCGAATAGACTAGCGTTATCTGAGAACTTAAAAGCTTACCAGATAAACATATCCataactctctctctcccccccccccccaacgcGTTCTACCCACGCGTCTTCCAGTTGCGTTAACCTTAATGTACCGATTATATGGCAAAATGATATTGATAATATATTCCACCCACCCACGGGGCCTTTacctttcgtttcgtttcgtttcgacaGATGAAAAAATATCCGTTCTAAGGGGCGAAAAGGTGGAGCTTGCCTGCCCGATCGATATAGCAACCTGCGGTGAGCTGCACTCGCTGAAATGGTTCAAGGGAACCGAACGGATAGCGGTCGTGTCCGGTGATGGCGAGGTGGCCAAAGTCGAGGGCAGCTACAACGATCGGCTCTCGCTGTCGCACGAGGCACAAACGAGCCGGCTCATTTTCCGCAGCGTTGAGATTGCGGACGAAGATACATATCTGTGCGAGACCACGTTTCTCGAACCGTCGGAGCTGTGTGAAAATTCGGGCGCATACAGCGTGGCATTAAACGTTTACGGTACGTACCCTGAAGATGCATCAGGTGATGTGTGCAAATGGCATTCATATTGGAATGGTGCcttattttttgcttattttattacaGCTGTGCCATCGGTTATTACGCTGCAGGATGGCAATAGAAATAGTATTAAAAATGGTTCCCACATTGGACCGATGCGCGAAGGACAGGACCTTCAGGTCGTCTGTGAGGTATACGGTGCCCGTCCAGAGCCTGTGATAAGTTGGCATCGATCTGGTCGAGTTGTTCGAGGTAAGTGCCGATTGAAGTCATCAAATTTATGCTCTCATGCTAACAAATATCCTCACTTACAGATAATCTGGTTGTGGAGGAACATAACGGACTGTACACAGTGAAGTCGACGTTGTCGCTCACGCTGTCCCGACAGGAGCTGGGCGCTACGTACAACTGTCGTGTGGAGATGAAGGATCTTCACCTGTCCGTAGACAACCAGTTTCACATCGATTTGCAAGGTGAGTACAACTGAAGTGAAGTGAATTGCAGACAGTACTAATGAACTTCTATTCCCACGACAGTACGACCTACGAAGATCAACTTATCCGGTGTCGAACATCACACGGTTCAGGGGACGAAGGTTTTGCTTCAGTGTCAGGTAGATATGGATGCTTTGGATGCAAAATCGGTTGCGATTATTTTACTGACCGTTCTCCTATTACAGGTCAGCGGAGCAAGACCAGCAGCTAATATGACCTGGTACAATTCATCCAAGCTCATCACGGAGGAATCCAGTGAGATGACTTCAATTAATACCAAAACAGTGAGTACATCCCAAAACTCTACCGTGTGATTAAAGACTTCATCACCTCTTCTCACAAATTGAATCTGTTTTGCAGTATCTTCAAAATGATGGAACGTTTGAAACGATCAGTCAAATGATCTTTACTGCAACGCGCTTCGAGAACGGTGCTTCCATGCGCTGTGAAGCCGACAACATTGTGATGCGTGAGGATATGGACCGGCCATTGCATGACACCCTCACGCTGGAAGTGATGTGTAAGTGTTCCGGTAGTGCCTAGCCATCGGAGTCATCGTGTCACTAATGTTTGTTACACCTTcatttttcgttccattttcgtGCTCACGCTTGTACGGTTCCGTTTCCGTTGGTTGAATTGTTGGAACATCTGCAGATCCACCGGTGGTGTCCGTAAAACCGGAAAACATAACCGTCAACGAGACGCAAGATTTTCTCATCTTTTGCGATTACGAGGCAAATCCGGCATCGCTCGAGAGCGTCAAGTGGTACCGGAACAATCAGGAGATAAAGCTGAACAGCGTGCGTTACGAGGGTGGCAACCCTGAACAGACGGCACTGCTGATAAAGAACTCTACGCGGCATGATATCGGTGCTTACACCTGCGAGCTTTCGAACTCGATCGGGTTCGATGTGTCTGATAATGAAGTTTATGTTGATGTTATATGtacgtttgctttttgttttgtttacatgagTTAGAGATTTGCTAATATGTTTATATTATATTGTAGATAAACCGACGGTCATGTTAACAATGGACCCGGATGCGCCAGTGGTTGAGAATGATCAGGCGAACATAACGCTGCTTTGCAATATTGTGGATGGGAATCCAATGCTCCTAACAAGGGTCCGTTGGTTCCTGGACGGGGAGTTCCTGAAGGAGCTGCCAGAGTGTGAGGAAGAAACGCTCGGAACCGATGAGAATCTGTGCGAGGTAGATCCGAGCAAGATGCTACTGCAGAACGTTGGCCGAGAGTTTATCGGCAACTACTCGTGCGAAGGCTTCAATGCTGCTGGCTGGGGTGATGTGAGTGATGAAAATCCGTTGGACATTTACTACGAGCCGGGTAATGCGTCCATGGTGCACTACCCGTACATTGCGATCAAACGACGCAGTGTGACATTTAACTGTTCGATCGAAGATCGAGGAAATCCAGCCGCAAGTCGATATCGTTGGTTGCGTGGTGGCAAACCGGTGCTGGATGTGGTCACTCCTTCCTGGACGGTGGACCCGGTAGGGTTGGATTCACGCACTACGTTCTCCTGCTTTGCATACAACGAAGGTGGCGAAGGTTATCCGGCGGAGGTAAACCTGGAAGTGCACGCACCGCCAGCTTTCATCCAAAAGTTACAACCCTACACGGGAGCCCTATTTTCGACGACGAACATGTCGCTGTCTTGCCGTGTGGAATGCGTACCTTCGTGCACTATCTCGTGGTTTAAGGATGGCATTGGAATTGAGGAGAGTGATGAGCGGTACTACATCACCAACACGTATCTACCGTCGGAACCGGCAACGGGTGACTTTGAGAGTGCATACTCTGTGCTGGTAAGCTAGCGGGTCTTCTACTTTGTTCTTATCGGAGGTTCAGGCTAATAATTTCAACATACCATTGTGTGCTCTCTTTGTAGCATTTCAACATGTCCGCCTGGGCGAATGGAATACTGGATCGGATTAAGGACAGCTCGAACTATTCGTGCGTATCCACAAACAACTCTGCAGGACCGGGAGTTCGCAGTACAACTTACTTTGGTGTTGAATGTATGTAGTTTTCTAGTTCATTTGGGTGTTGAGGAATTTGGAGCAGAAGTTAATCGTTGCCTGACTTCTCCCATTACAGATCCACCCGAGAACACGAGTCTTTCGAGCACAACCATTTCTGTGGAGGAAGGCAAAATTCCTCCAAAAATTGTATGCTCTTCGCGAGCCTATCCCGAGCCAGCTTTTTATTGGGCACGCAACGGTGAGATCATTGCCAAGGGTAGTGCGCTCATAGTGGACGAAGGTTTAAGGCGTTCGGATGCTGGCAAGTACACCTGTACTGCATTCAACAAGCATGGAAACCATTCAACTGATGCGTACATCGATATCCATTGTAAGCAGAATGCAGAGTTCGATCTCTTAGTATAACGGATCCGTCATTTAATACGTAACGCAACATTCAGCAAATTCTCCCTCTATCAGCGTTACGTATTAAATGAAAGGTCCTTAAGAGAAGATGTGAATTGCTAATGCCTTTTTCTGTGTTACCTTTTGCAGATAAACCCACGTGTCAAATCATGCGGAAGGAGATCGAGGACGAAGAGGTGCTAATCTGTGTTGCTACTGGTAGTCCACGGGAGTCCGAGTTTGAGTGGAGCGTAAAGTATGCGAATGACAGTTTGCAGAGTCATCGCATCAAGAGTGATGCGTACGAAAGCTACCTTACGCTGGACGATGCTGTGTCGGCGATGCGCATTTACGTGTGCGTCGCAAGCAATAATGTCGGCATGGGTACACCGTGCGAGATGGAGGTTGCCGGTAGGTAAAGGAATGTTGTGTGATGGCAATGACGTGTGTACAGGCACCGCTTACCTTCCGTTACGTTTGCAGGGTACGTCGCCTGGTGGCTTAAGGGAGATGTACTCACGCCGTACATTTTGATTGGGGCCGTCGCCGCGCTGCTACTCGCGGTCATACTGgtctgcatcatcatcatttgcatCTGCCGAAGGAAGCGACGACAGGAGAAGTGTAAGTATAGGCAAATTACTAAGCGCTACACtacaaacacacgaaacagATCCACATTGGTTTGAGAtcgtaaaagaaaattcagaAAACACAAACTGGCAACGAATGTGAACAGGTAGTACGGCttgattttctttccgttttatgGTTTTCCAATTATTTCGTTGGTACgaaatttgcaatttttcttagggctttgttttctatttgaaTCACTTACTAATCTAATGTGTTAAGGAACCAACATTTGTTTGTAGAACGATTTCCCCGAATTTCTCGTTCGGGGAAATCCTTCCAGGCAAATGTTCCACCACGTAAAATGGATCAGTCAAGCGTCAGTCAAACGGGGAAATTTTGTACACTCAGCCGAATATTTACTTCACGAGCCGGCCGTACAGTGGATTCCGTTTGACAGACGcttgaaaccaaaaaacaccgTACATCTTGATACCTTTTACCTCTAAATGTCTGGACCACTTTCGACTGCAGTCGTAGTAATTCTCAGTTTTGTGCTTTGTTCACTATCAACCATTTCCAAACTAGTCAGTGtttagtgtaaaaaaaaagtatttcgtTTGCCAATTATGGCTTCCCGTTTTCGGTCCACGTGTTCTGGCTGTTTTTGTATACAATTTCACTACCCTTTTTTGTATACTTTTATTGTtgtaaatttgaaacaatttttccttctttcttcatttccaTAAACTTTGTGCTGTTCATTCATTTGGGagcaaaaatcaaaatgaaacaaaaaaaaacgttacatGCTGTTTGTCTTTCGTTTTCTCTGTTAATGTTATatcgtttcttgtttttttgttttgttttgtattaatCACACGTTTTGAATCTCACGCCTTCCTGTGTTTTTTGtcatgtgttgttttgttttcttaaattgatatttatttttcataaatgttTGTTAACTTCTTTCTTACTAAAACTTTCAAACCGTTCGTTTACTGTGCGCGCGCCTCTCACTAATAGCTTCTATGCACATGGAAGAAATCGAAGATGCCGAATTCTCATTTATGAAAGATCGCAGGTAAGAGGATTGGACATTCAACACACTGGTATTATACATTGGTATCGCTATTTGTTTTGGTGCGTAGTTTGTAGTAATGATGTGTAGTAGTATCGTGCGGTTGAAAGAATTCGACCGATTCCATGCGTTACGTAACGGGTAGATGCTTACCTTGTGTCTAGTTATGCATGTTGGGATATATGGTGCTAACTAAAAACAATGGAGACAATGGTTCAACGCAGCAGTTATAACATCAATTGGCAGAGTTCATTAATTCCGGCTAACACTAACGTCCTTCATCGTCCTGCCTTCCAAATCCTTCACTTTGGTATACATTTATATGTTGGCTGTTGGTGcttggtttaattttatattattatttctattGCCTTATTTACACTCTTTATTTGAATGCTTAGAAAGATCGTACCTTTTGGAGTTGTTTGGAGTCCCACGATTCAATGCTGGGATATTTTGTTCTACGGCATTGAATACGGAAGACGTATTCCTATTTGACCGAACAATAATACACGGCTGGAAATAAATATATGGTTATGGTCACATTATTCTATGCTGGTATTACTTTGGTAGTAGTAGATCTTATGTTAATCTGAATTGGAACTCAGTAACAAGGACTGTATAAATCCTATTGGTCATGAAGATACTTAATCCTTCCGTATTCTTTCTTCAATTTGGCTGTGGATAACATACTGGCTTTTAATGATATGAATGTTTAGAACCGGGTTTGTAGGCTCCGAtgaataatgaaatgaaattacttCGATGAAATTACATTCTCTAACTTCTGGTAAAGCTGTTaagaaatatgaaacaaatgcGACTAGCTAATCTTGTATCTGATTTTAATTCATTAGATTTATATCTAATTGGATTTACAAGACAAAATAATCGGTCAAAGGAGTTTTCTTAGTATacggtttattttttcaattttataaaacTCTCAATAAATGCATAAATAATTCCGTAATACTAGAAGTAATACTTAGAAAAAAGGccaaataaacataatttattggaACTTTCGCACAAGTATTTTAagtaaatttgtttacatGATTTGGTGTGAAGTAATGTCAATAAGTGGAATATTTACTGAAAATAACAGATTTGCTTCATATTTATTGCTATCACTGTATGTGTTCATTTTGTACTAAGTAAATGAAATGAACACATTATTAATTTCCGATTCGATAGAAAATTTTGAAGCTAatcttacaaaaaatattcaagtataaaacagaaataacTTTCtcagaaattaaacaaaataacatggaaaagcaaataaatctttttaatgcatttgcTTTAAACTGTTACGCGTTACGaaaagttaggtatttatttttccaaaaacaaaaaaacggaaatcaaTTATAAACAATAGGAAGCATTGGTGATGGAGACAAGCTTCATTGGTTCCAGTAGACGTAGTTACCAGTGGGGGTTAAAAAAACAGGTGGTAAAATGTATTAGTTCCGGTTGTGGGTGAAGATCCCCGGTCACCGGTTGGAATGGTTTCGATATTGGAAATGtgagttttttgttatttatttctcaTCTTAAAACTCCCCCACCCTGCCCCCGCTTCTTTAGGTGTCTGCAACGGGAGGCGGATGCTTCCGAAAATATCCGGCACTACGATCAATCGCTCCGGTGGCGCATTCGacgatttttcgaaaaacgtAACAGTATTGATTTGTTGCGCATCTCCACGAGCAAT
The DNA window shown above is from Anopheles funestus chromosome 3RL, idAnoFuneDA-416_04, whole genome shotgun sequence and carries:
- the LOC125771605 gene encoding hemicentin-1 isoform X4; protein product: MNSIVILSLWILLHISNTSCQDEKISVLRGEKVELACPIDIATCGELHSLKWFKGTERIAVVSGDGEVAKVEGSYNDRLSLSHEAQTSRLIFRSVEIADEDTYLCETTFLEPSELCENSGAYSVALNVYAVPSVITLQDGNRNSIKNGSHIGPMREGQDLQVVCEVYGARPEPVISWHRSGRVVRDNLVVEEHNGLYTVKSTLSLTLSRQELGATYNCRVEMKDLHLSVDNQFHIDLQVRPTKINLSGVEHHTVQGTKVLLQCQVSGARPAANMTWYNSSKLITEESSEMTSINTKTYLQNDGTFETISQMIFTATRFENGASMRCEADNIVMREDMDRPLHDTLTLEVMYPPVVSVKPENITVNETQDFLIFCDYEANPASLESVKWYRNNQEIKLNSVRYEGGNPEQTALLIKNSTRHDIGAYTCELSNSIGFDVSDNEVYVDVIYKPTVMLTMDPDAPVVENDQANITLLCNIVDGNPMLLTRVRWFLDGEFLKELPECEEETLGTDENLCEVDPSKMLLQNVGREFIGNYSCEGFNAAGWGDVSDENPLDIYYEPGNASMVHYPYIAIKRRSVTFNCSIEDRGNPAASRYRWLRGGKPVLDVVTPSWTVDPVGLDSRTTFSCFAYNEGGEGYPAEVNLEVHAPPAFIQKLQPYTGALFSTTNMSLSCRVECVPSCTISWFKDGIGIEESDERYYITNTYLPSEPATGDFESAYSVLHFNMSAWANGILDRIKDSSNYSCVSTNNSAGPGVRSTTYFGVEYPPENTSLSSTTISVEEGKIPPKIVCSSRAYPEPAFYWARNGEIIAKGSALIVDEGLRRSDAGKYTCTAFNKHGNHSTDAYIDIHYKPTCQIMRKEIEDEEVLICVATGSPRESEFEWSVKYANDSLQSHRIKSDAYESYLTLDDAVSAMRIYVCVASNNVGMGTPCEMEVAGYVAWWLKGDVLTPYILIGAVAALLLAVILVCIIIICICRRKRRQEKFTGESSTAGGSQIEPGEYENLPFHGLQTPPKKAMLCKSNLAPSLKHHNKTLTPSCFPTHPYNYINYQKDSQKGGLQAPLHPTLQHSGLPQPPTGEPPSMDDSCKGGKMATLDNSDTLSSHSFTIGGTRSTKRSSEKKLIDLETVTPLYENLTDSIQIHEATTPTLLPAAMGGGPAPLIPPGKPLILEGPHQERYRISLKKPGRKGGSSRSNSAVSNSYYDCIKPIPAPRHRKYASTNSLVSKTHSASGHGLKPYGGGSSTRLDPIYMNLPFGNKGHESSLRLHSDTESGSEGHRGINEYPGAHDNHYLEITQHQTRIVIPRELFPVDSREQQAKINQLLRKSGAPPVPPALLAASPSTNTPSSSSSSSTNSRRHIKLPLQKHHSFNFQSSQTVEATVRDLKIKSHSISSKTLRDYRGSNQRQSNGTGSSTLNHHHHHSHHAGMLHEHDSENEYYDQQEQQQQQQQQQQQQQHRHRAASHLPYDTSTVAFKPITPVPTSTTAIITTTNRKSVNMCNNDKFAIK
- the LOC125771605 gene encoding hemicentin-1 isoform X2, with product MNSIVILSLWILLHISNTSCQDEKISVLRGEKVELACPIDIATCGELHSLKWFKGTERIAVVSGDGEVAKVEGSYNDRLSLSHEAQTSRLIFRSVEIADEDTYLCETTFLEPSELCENSGAYSVALNVYAVPSVITLQDGNRNSIKNGSHIGPMREGQDLQVVCEVYGARPEPVISWHRSGRVVRDNLVVEEHNGLYTVKSTLSLTLSRQELGATYNCRVEMKDLHLSVDNQFHIDLQVRPTKINLSGVEHHTVQGTKVLLQCQVSGARPAANMTWYNSSKLITEESSEMTSINTKTYLQNDGTFETISQMIFTATRFENGASMRCEADNIVMREDMDRPLHDTLTLEVMYPPVVSVKPENITVNETQDFLIFCDYEANPASLESVKWYRNNQEIKLNSVRYEGGNPEQTALLIKNSTRHDIGAYTCELSNSIGFDVSDNEVYVDVIYKPTVMLTMDPDAPVVENDQANITLLCNIVDGNPMLLTRVRWFLDGEFLKELPECEEETLGTDENLCEVDPSKMLLQNVGREFIGNYSCEGFNAAGWGDVSDENPLDIYYEPGNASMVHYPYIAIKRRSVTFNCSIEDRGNPAASRYRWLRGGKPVLDVVTPSWTVDPVGLDSRTTFSCFAYNEGGEGYPAEVNLEVHAPPAFIQKLQPYTGALFSTTNMSLSCRVECVPSCTISWFKDGIGIEESDERYYITNTYLPSEPATGDFESAYSVLHFNMSAWANGILDRIKDSSNYSCVSTNNSAGPGVRSTTYFGVEYPPENTSLSSTTISVEEGKIPPKIVCSSRAYPEPAFYWARNGEIIAKGSALIVDEGLRRSDAGKYTCTAFNKHGNHSTDAYIDIHYKPTCQIMRKEIEDEEVLICVATGSPRESEFEWSVKYANDSLQSHRIKSDAYESYLTLDDAVSAMRIYVCVASNNVGMGTPCEMEVAGYVAWWLKGDVLTPYILIGAVAALLLAVILVCIIIICICRRKRRQEKSSMHMEEIEDAEFSFMKDRRCLQREADASENIRHYDQSLRWRIRRFFEKRNSIDLLRISTSNVITYVKKPQTIPTEDPSSPSSPSAANDNNTTTNTTTIGTTATTPASATAPTAGTAAPRGVDGGNANVPEAGTAVGGVTGESSTAGGSQIEPGEYENLPFHGLQTPPKKHHNKTLTPSCFPTHPYNYINYQKDSQKGGLQAPLHPTLQHSGLPQPPTGEPPSMDDSCKGGKMATLDNSDTLSSHSFTIGGTRSTKRSSEKKLIDLETVTPLYENLTDSIQIHEATTPTLLPAAMGGGPAPLIPPGKPLILEGPHQERYRISLKKPGRKGGSSRSNSAVSNSYYDCIKPIPAPRHRKYASTNSLVSKTHSASGHGLKPYGGGSSTRLDPIYMNLPFGNKGHESSLRLHSDTESGSEGHRGINEYPGAHDNHYLEITQHQTRIVIPRELFPVDSREQQAKINQLLRKSGAPPVPPALLAASPSTNTPSSSSSSSTNSRRHIKLPLQKHHSFNFQSSQTVEATVRDLKIKSHSISSKTLRDYRGSNQRQSNGTGSSTLNHHHHHSHHAGMLHEHDSENEYYDQQEQQQQQQQQQQQQQHRHRAASHLPYDTSTVAFKPITPVPTSTTAIITTTNRKSVNMCNNDKFAIK